From Cucumis melo cultivar AY chromosome 1, USDA_Cmelo_AY_1.0, whole genome shotgun sequence, a single genomic window includes:
- the LOC103497640 gene encoding probable serine/threonine-protein kinase PBL25, which translates to MSCFPCFSSHGKAAKRTKSGRREQSVSLHSRSNKHNQQQHQPLPQQHHHHAPAPPPRPTPTENPKANPVQKEAIEKEKEKEKEKEKEKEIGEKNNIAAQTFTFRELATATKNFRQECLIGEGGFGRVYKGKLDKTNQVVAVKQLDRNGLQGNREFLVEVLMLSLLHHQNLVNLIGYCADGDQRLLVYEYMPLGSLEDHLLDLPFERKALDWGTRMKVGLGAAKGLEYLHDKANPPVIYRDLKASNILLDNDFNAKLSDFGLAKLGPVGDKSHVSSRVMGTYGYCAPEYQRTGQLTPKSDVYSFGVVLLELITGKRVIDNTRPAKQQNLVAWAYPIFKEPTRFKELADPLLGGDFPVRGLNQAVAVAAMCLHEEATARPLISDVVTALSFLGAETTQSSPSSSSGDVPSPIDDQDLINLSNKPIDYFHDDETAEARQRAVAEAIEWGSTSKQNAAASRPGSHSSL; encoded by the exons AAGAGTGGTAGAAGGGAACAATCTGTTTCATTACATTCACGTAGTAATAAACATAATCAACAACAACATCAACCACTTCCACAACAACATCACCATCATGCTCCTGCTCCTCCTCCTCGTCCTACTCCTACAG AAAATCCAAAAGCAAACCCTGTGCAAAAGGAAGCtatagagaaagaaaaagaaaaagagaaagagaaagagaaagagaaagagattgGGGAAAAGAATAACATTGCAGCACAAACCTTCACTTTTAGAGAGTTGGCCACTGCTACAAAGAATTTCCGTCAAGAATGTCTCATTGGTGAAGGAGGTTTTGGGAGAGTTTATAAAGGCAAACTCGATAAAACTAACCAG GTGGTGGCAGTGAAGCAGCTGGATAGAAATGGATTGCAAGGGAACAGAGAGTTTCTTGTGGAAGTTCTGATGCTAAGCCTTTTACACCATCAAAACCTTGTCAATCTCATTGGCTATTGTGCTGATGGTGATCAAAGACTCTTGGTCTATGAGTACATGCCTTTGGGATCTTTAGAAGATCATCTGCTAG ATCTTCCATTTGAAAGAAAGGCATTGGATTGGGGAACAAGGATGAAAGTAGGGTTGGGAGCAGCAAAAGGGTTGGAGTACTTGCATGACAAAGCCAACCCACCAGTGATATATAGAGACTTGAAAGCATCAAACATCCTATTGGACAATGATTTCAATGCAAAGCTATCAGATTTTGGACTTGCAAAGCTTGGTCCTGTTGGGGACAAATCCCATGTTTCCTCTAGAGTTATGGGAACCTATGGATATTGTGCTCCTGAGTATCAGAGGACTGGCCAACTCACTCCAAAATCTGATGTTTATAGCTTTGGAGTTGTCTTATTGGAACTCATCACCGGCAAGAGAGTTATTGACAACACTCGTCCAGCTAAACAACAAAACTTGGTCGCTTGG GCATATCCAATATTTAAGGAACCAACTAGATTCAAGGAGTTGGCAGATCCTCTTCTTGGTGGAGACTTTCCTGTGAGGGGTCTGAACCAAGCGGTTGCGGTTGCCGCCATGTGCCTTCATGAGGAAGCAACAGCCCGACCATTGATTAGTGACGTCGTCACTGCTCTCAGCTTCTTGGGAGCAGAAACCACGCAATCATCACCGTCTTCATCGTCAGGTGATGTCCCATCACCAATTGATGATCAAGATCTTATCAATCTATCCAACAAACCCATCGACTATTTTCACGACGACGAAACAGCTGAGGCACGCCAAAGAGCAGTTGCAGAAGCCATCGAATGGGGTTCAACGTCCAAGCAAAATGCTGCTGCTTCACGCCCGGGAAGTCATTCTTccttgtaa